In the genome of Helicobacter sp. MIT 05-5293, the window AAGCCCTTTTGAGCGGCGTTTATAGCCGCGTGATACCACAGCGACTTTGTCATATTGCCTTGCTACTTCAATAATAAAAGGTGTTTTGCCGCTGCCACCCGCGACAAGATTACCCACGCTGATAATAGGCATTTCAAAATCATAAAATCGCCCTACTTTAAGCCTTACCAACGATCCAATCGCATAAAGCAAAGATATGGGCAATAAAAGAAAACTAAGAATCTTTTGAAAAAATGTCGGTTGATAAAAATACGCATCAATCCATCGCATCAACGCTCCTTAAAATTACTCGGTGAGATTTGTCTTGATAAAAGTTTGAGGTTGAAACACTAAAGGCATTGAGCGTTTAAAGGCATTAGCCTTTACGCGTTTAGTAATGGATTCTACCATTGTTTGGTCAAAGCCCAAATGCACCAATTGACTATTAAGCAATGTGATGTCTGAATGTTCTCCTAGATTCTCTATTGCTTGCAAAAGAGGGTCGATTTCATGATAAGTGTAACCCAAATCGCTTTCATCACTTTGATTCTCAAATAAATCCGCACTAGGTTTTTTATCGATAATATGTTGAGGGATATGCAAGATTCTTGCGATTTCATAAATTTGTGTTTTATAAAAACCTCCGATAGGATTGATCGCACATGCTAAGTCTCCAAATATCGTGCCATAGCCTAACAATAACTCACTTTTGTTGCTTGTGCCTAATACAAGAGCACGAGAAGCATAAGCAAAATCATAGAGCAAAGTCATACGCATTCGCGCACAAAAATTCCCCACGCGTAGTTTACGCTGCTTATCATTTTGATTTGTCTGGGTAGATTCTATAGATTCTGTAACATTTATAGAATCTATATGCGCCTCAAAATCTTGTTGAAAAGGAGCTAAAGGAATAATATGAGAATCTAATTTTAAAATATCTGCAAGTTTTATCGCATCATCAAGATGATGTTTTTGTGAATTTTTAGAGGGCATCAAAAGCGCACTTACCGATGAATACCCTAACGCCTTGCTTGCCAAATAAGCAACCACAGCGGAATCAATACCTCCACTTAATCCCAAAACCACTCTGTCAAAGCCACGTGAGCGCACTTGAGATTCGATAAATGCCACGCAATGATGCACAAAATCACTAAGATTCATTACTAATCCTCATTTGAACAAAAGATTTTCAACAACCACAAGATTAATTAAAACTTCCAAATATAATGCTGCGATTATAACACACTGAAAAAATACACAAAAACTTTAACAAAAAATAAACAATATTTAAGCCCTTTTTTTATAGCATAATGAGTTTATTAGGGATTTACCAAAACCAAAGAAAGGAGAAAAGATGCAAGAAATCAAAAGACGAGATTTTCTAGGAATGGCTCTTGGTGGCGTTGCTGCAGTGGGTGCTGTCGCATCACTTTATGCAATGAAACGCTCTTGGGATCCATTGCCTAGCGTTGTATCTGCAGGTTTTTCAACCGTGGATCTAAGTGCTTTGCAAGAAGGTGTTTTGCAAACCGTTGAATGGAGGGGTAAGCCTGTCTATATCCTCAAAAAATCCGCAGGTTCGCAAAAAGTAGAAGGACGGGATTTTGAAGTAGGGGGTGCTATTTACACCGTAGGGATTCAAATCTGCACCCATTTAGGCTGTATTCCTAGCTTTAATCAAGCCGCTCAAGAGTTTGCTTGTGCTTGCCATGGAGGAAGATTCAATGCTTCTGGTGTCAATGAACCCGGCACACCTCCCCCACGTCCTATGGATATTCCACCTTTTAGAATCGATGGGACAAAAATGGTGCTCGGTGAAGAGGGTCAAGAATATAAAGCTTTGCTTGAAGCAAAAGCGTAAGGAGGAAATATGGAAGTAAAAAAAGCTCAAGGCTTGGGAGATTGGCTCGATCAAAGACTTGCTATTAAAAAATTATTACAAGTCATGATGACAAAATATTGGATTCCCAAGAATATCAACTTTTTGTGGGCAATGGGTGTCGTCTTATTGACTTTATTCTCATTGCTTGTGGTTTCTGGATTTTTTCTTTTGATGTATTATAAGCCTGATGTGAATCTTGCTTTTGATAGCGTCAATCATACGATTATGAGCGAAGTCGCCTTTGGGTGGCTGTGGAGACATATCCACGCTGTGGCTGCAAGTATGATATTCTTAATCATTTATATCCATATGTTTGTAGCGATTTATTATGGTTCGTTCAAAAGAGGTCGAGAAGTCGTATGGATTGGCGGAATGCTCATTTTCGTGCTTTTTTCAGCTGAAGCATTCAGTGGCTATATGCTCCCTTGGGGACAAATGAGCTATTGGGCAGCAGCAGTAATTACAAATCTTTTCGGTGGCATTCCTTTTATCGGTCCTGATGTGGTTGAATGGGTGCGAGGTAACTTTGTGGTTGCAGATTCTACACTTACACGATTCTTTATGCTCCATGTGTGCCTATTACCTATCGTTATTATGGGTGTGATTGGACTACACTTCTACACATTGAGAATGCCTCATGTTAATAATGAAGATGGTGAAGAAATTGATTATGCTGCTGAAGCAAAAAAATACGAAGAAGGTAAGAAAAAAGAATCTAAAGTCATTCCTTTCTGGCCTGTATTCCTCTCTAAAGACATCTTTGTTGTGTGCTTGTTTATGATAGGATTCTTCTACTTAGTATGTTTCCATTTTGATTTTGCAATGGATCCCATTAACTTTGATCCTGCTAATAATATGAAAACACCAGCTCACATTTATCCTGAATGGTATTTCTTGTGGAGTTATGAAGTATTACGAGGCTTCTTCTTTAGTGCTGATCTTGGATTGGTAGCATTTGGTATTGCACAAGTTGCGTTCCTTTTCCTTCCATGGCTTGACAGAAGCTCTAAAATTGCTCCTGCGCATAAACGATCCGGCTATTTTATATGGTATTGTCTCTTAATTGTGGATATGATCGTGCTTACAATCTTTGGCAAACTTCCTCCAGAAGGGGCAAATAACTTTATTGGTTTTGTTGCTTCTATTGGATTCTTGCTCCTTGTGTTTGTAGTGTTACCTGTTGTAACTATGATCGAACAAAAAAAGAATAAATAAGAAGGAGCACTAAAATGAAAGAAATAAAAATTTTAGCCATTTTGGTTGTCGTTGTAGGTGTTTTATATTGGGGTGTTGAACCATTAGCGCATTCTATTTTTCACCCTCAAGTCGCTAAACCAGACTTTGAATTCCATGATTTGCAAGATATTGATTTATCTAAAGGCGATGCCCAAAAAGGCAAAGAGCTAATCGAAATGTCATGCACAGCCTGCCATAGTCTTAAAGCTGCAGGCATTGAAGGTGGAGATTCTGTAATCTTTATGCGTGATAACAAAGATGCAACGCTTTTTACTCCTGATTTATCTGTCGCAGGCGCAATTTATGATGAAAAATTCCTTGCAAATTTGATTCTTGATCCTGTCAATGCGCTCAAACTCTCACACAAATTCCCTGATGGTGATTTTCCTATGACACCATTCTATGGTATGGGTGGAGACATCAATGAAGAAGTTGC includes:
- a CDS encoding NAD+ synthase, with the protein product MNLSDFVHHCVAFIESQVRSRGFDRVVLGLSGGIDSAVVAYLASKALGYSSVSALLMPSKNSQKHHLDDAIKLADILKLDSHIIPLAPFQQDFEAHIDSINVTESIESTQTNQNDKQRKLRVGNFCARMRMTLLYDFAYASRALVLGTSNKSELLLGYGTIFGDLACAINPIGGFYKTQIYEIARILHIPQHIIDKKPSADLFENQSDESDLGYTYHEIDPLLQAIENLGEHSDITLLNSQLVHLGFDQTMVESITKRVKANAFKRSMPLVFQPQTFIKTNLTE
- a CDS encoding Rieske 2Fe-2S domain-containing protein, giving the protein MQEIKRRDFLGMALGGVAAVGAVASLYAMKRSWDPLPSVVSAGFSTVDLSALQEGVLQTVEWRGKPVYILKKSAGSQKVEGRDFEVGGAIYTVGIQICTHLGCIPSFNQAAQEFACACHGGRFNASGVNEPGTPPPRPMDIPPFRIDGTKMVLGEEGQEYKALLEAKA
- a CDS encoding cytochrome bc complex cytochrome b subunit, with the translated sequence MEVKKAQGLGDWLDQRLAIKKLLQVMMTKYWIPKNINFLWAMGVVLLTLFSLLVVSGFFLLMYYKPDVNLAFDSVNHTIMSEVAFGWLWRHIHAVAASMIFLIIYIHMFVAIYYGSFKRGREVVWIGGMLIFVLFSAEAFSGYMLPWGQMSYWAAAVITNLFGGIPFIGPDVVEWVRGNFVVADSTLTRFFMLHVCLLPIVIMGVIGLHFYTLRMPHVNNEDGEEIDYAAEAKKYEEGKKKESKVIPFWPVFLSKDIFVVCLFMIGFFYLVCFHFDFAMDPINFDPANNMKTPAHIYPEWYFLWSYEVLRGFFFSADLGLVAFGIAQVAFLFLPWLDRSSKIAPAHKRSGYFIWYCLLIVDMIVLTIFGKLPPEGANNFIGFVASIGFLLLVFVVLPVVTMIEQKKNK